Below is a genomic region from Pseudomonas svalbardensis.
GGCGAAAGGCAGAAAGGGCAGGAGCGCCGCGCAGGATCAACATCTTCGGGACAGCCTCGGGAAGGGGTGTGCTTTGAGGCCGTGCATTCTAGCCTAAACAGGCCGCGACATCACCCGAAACGGTACGGGCGGCTGCACCCGGGCGTCGGGCCGGGTGTTTGGGCCTGAAACCAGGGGGTGCCTGGGGTTATTTTTGCCGTCACACATTAGCGTCCGAGCCCATTCCTGCGGGCTTCACGCGGGTTTATCGCTCTCTAGCAGACAAGCCCTTCGCTGTCGAGATATGGCGCTCGTGGTCCTTTGCGTATACTGCGCAAATGTTTTCCCCAACGGCTTTGCGTCCGCGGTACGCCAAATGGCTGATCGCAACCGGACTCTTCCTGGTGCTCAGTGGCTGTGTTGATAAACCCAACACGCTGGAGCGCGTAAAGGAGGATGGCGTGCTGCGGGTGGTTACCCGTAACAGCCCCGCCACCTACTTTCAGGATCGCAACGGTGAAACCGGCTTCGAATACGAGCTGGTGAAGCGCTTCGCCGACGATCTGGGGGTAGAACTCAAAATCGAAACCGCCGACAACCTCGACGACCTGTTCAATCAGGTGGGCAAACCCAACGGCCCGGTGATCGCTGCTGCCGGCCTGGTCAGCAGCGACAAACGCAAACAACAGGTGCGGTTTTCCCACTCTTACCTCGAAGTCACCCCGCAGATCATCTATCGCAACGGCCAATCGCGGCCGACCGACGCGAAGGATCTGGTGGGCAAGAAGATCATGGTGCTCAAGGGCAGCACCCACGCCGAGCAATTGGCGGAGCTGAAAAAGAAATATCCCGGCATTGAATACGAAGAGTCCGACGCCGTTGAAGTCGTCGACTTGCTGCGGATGGTCGATGAAGATCAGATTGATCTGACCCTGGTCGATTCAAACGAAGTCGCGATGAACCAGGTCTACTTCCCCAAGGTGCGGGTAGCCTTCGACCTCGGTGACGCCAGCAACCAGAGCTGGGCGGTGGCCGCCGGCGACGACAACAGCTTGCTCAACGAGATCAACGCCTACCTCGACAAGGTGAAGAAAAACGGCACCCTGCAACGTCTGAAAGACCGCTATTACGGGCACGTCGATGTGCTCGGCTACGTGGGCGCCTATACCTTCGCCCAACACTTGCAGCAACGGCTGCCCAAATACGAACAGCACTTCAAAGCGTACGCCAAGAAAGAGAAAGTCGATTGGCGCCTGCTGGCCGCGGTCGGCTATCAGGAATCCCTGTGGCAAGCGGCCGTCACGTCGAAGACCGGCGTGCGCGGCCTGATGATGCTGACCCAGAACACTGCGCAGGCCATGGGTGTGTCCAACCGACTGGACCCCAAACAAAGCATCATGGGCGGCGCCAAGTACCTGGCTTATGTGAAGGAACAGCTGGATAAGTCGATCCAGGAACCGGATCGCACATGGTTTGCACTGGCGGCCTACAACGTTGGCAGCGGTCACCTGGATGACGCGCGCAAACTGGCGGCCAAGGAAGGACTGAACCCGGACAAGTGGCTGGACGTGAAAAAGATCCTGCCGCGCCTGTCCGAGAAGAAGTGGTTCAGCAAAACCCGTTACGGTTATGCCCGTGGCGGCGAACCCGTTCACTTCGTGGCGAACATCCGCCGCTACTACGACATCCTGACGTGGGTGACCCAGCCGCAGCTTGAAGGCAATCAGGTCGCCGAGGGCAACCTGCATGTGCCGGGGGTCGACAAGACCAAGCCGAATCAGGAAACCCCTCAGCTCTAACAGCCACCACCAATCAAATGTGGGAGCGAGCCTGCTCGCGATGGCGTCTTAACATTCAACAAAGATGTTGCCTGTAAAACAGCTATCGCGAGCAGGCTCGCTCCCACATTGGTTTTGTGTTCGGCTTAGGCTTTTGCGGCGGCCAGAATCAGCGCCTTCATCTCCGACACAGCCGACTTGAACCCGACAAACAACGCATGAGCCACCAGCGCGTGGCCGATGTTCAGTTCGTTGATGCCTTTGATCGCCGCTACAGCTTCAACGTTGTGGTAATGCAGACCGTGGCCGGCATTGACGATCAGGCCTTGAGCCAGACCAAACGCCACGCCATCCGCCACACGCTGGAGCTCTTCAGCCACATCGGTTGGCGTCTCGGCATCGGCGTAACGACCGGTATGCAGCTCAATAGCCGGCGCGCCAACACGACGAGACGCTTCGATCTGCCGCTCGTCAGCATCAATGAACAGCGACACTTCACAGCCGATTTTCGCCAGGCGATCCACCGCCGCTTTAATCCGTGCTTCCTGCCCCGCCACGTCTAGGCCGCCTTCGGTCGTCAGCTCCTGACGGGTTTCCGGCACCAGGCAAATGTGCGCCGGACGAATGCGCTCGGCGAACGCCATCATCTCTTCGGTGACGCCCATTTCGAAGTTCATGCGGGTTTGCAGCACATCCTTGAGCAGCAACACGTCGCGTTCCTGAATGTGCCGACGGTCTTCGCGCAGGTGCACGGTGATGCCGTCAGCGCCCGCCTCTTCCGCGTCCATTGCTGCCTTGACTGGATCCGGATAGCGCGTACCCCGGGCCTGACGCAGGGTGGCAACGTGGTCGATGTTCACGCCAAGAAGAATGCGATTGCTGGTGGTCACGGAAGCGCTCCTGAAAATGGAAAAGTTCGGCGCACAGCATACACGGGGAGATAGGGTCTGTTGATGTTTGGCAGCGGCCGCGACGGATGACCACTTGGTGCAGGGCAAGGCGCGAGGAACGTAGTTTGGTTGTTCCAAATAAGTTCCGAGCAACGCAGCCCTGCGCCAAGTGGGCGCCCGGCGCGGCCGCTACCAAGCATCAACAGACCCTATGGCTTGCGAAACAACTCGCGACTCACCAAGGGACGACCGCCCAGATGAACGGCCAGTGCCTGACGCATCAATCGCTTGGCTGCTGATAGCGCGCCAGGGGCAGACCAATCTGCATCGGCCATCGCCAGCAGCTCGGTGCCATTGAACAGACCGGGTTGCAGCAGATAGACCCGCTCGAGCCCCGCATCCACTTGCAGACGGTAGAGAGCGTCCGGCGCAATGGGCTCGCCATGGATGTCGGTGGTCAGGGCGAAGCCATAACCCAAGTCATCCAGCAGCCGCCATTCGAAGGATCGCAACAAAGGCTCCAGCGGGCGACCTTCGGCAAGTGCGAGCAGGGTCGCGGCGTAGTGATCAAACACGGCGGGATGGGGATCTTCGGAGGGCAGCAGACGGATCAATAACTCGTTGAGGTAGAGACCGCTAAACAGCGCCTCACCATTGAGCCAGGTGGAGACGCCAGCGCTTTCCATGCGACCGACGTTCTTCAACTCACCACGCCCACGGAACTCGACCTCCAGCGGCACGAACGGCCTCGCCAGGGTTCCGGCCTTGCCCCGAGCACTGCGCAACACCGCCCGCAGCCGACCTTGCGGCGTGAGGAAATCCACCAGCGCGCTGTTTTCGCGGTAGGCGCGACTGTGGAGCACGAAGGCGGGTTGGCCGATGGGTGGGTTTGGGGACATGGAAGTCAGCGCTCTCAATGAGTCAGCACAGATTTATAAACTACCCAAAACCAATGTGGGAGCGAGCTTGCTCGCGATTGCGGTCTGTCAGTCAACATGGATGTTGAATTTCAGGTCCTCATCGCGAGCAAGCTCGCTCCCACAGGTTTCTCTGGTGTATCTGGAACCGGGTGTTACAGATCGCCATAACCCAGCGAACGCAAGGCGCGTTCGTCATCGGACCAGCCGCCTTTCACCTTGACCCAGAGGTTGAGCATGATCTTGGAGTCGAACAGCAACTCCATGTCCTTGCGCGCCTCGGTGCCGATGCGTTTGATCCGCTCGCCCTTGTCGCCAATGATGATTTTCTTCTGGCCGTCGCGCTCGACGAGGATCAAGGCATGGATGTGCAGGGTTTTGCCCTGCTGCTTGAACTCTTCGATTTCGACGGTGATCTGGTACGGCAGCTCGGCGCCCATCTGGCGCATGATTTTCTCACGTACCAGTTCAGCGGCGAGGAAGCGGCTGCTGCGGTCGGTGATCTGGTCTTCCGGGAAGAAGTGATCGTTTTCCGGCAGGTAACCGGCAATCACGCGCTCCAGCGTTTCGAGGTTATGCCCGTGCTGGGCCGAGATCGGCATGATCTGCGCGTTCGGCAACTGTTCCTGCAACCAGGTCAGGTGCGGCATCAGTTCGGCTTTGTCTTCGATGCGATCAGTCTTGTTCAGCGCCACGATCAGCGGGCCGGTCACGTATTGAACGCGCTCGAGGACCATCTGGTCTTCGTCGGTCCACTTGGTGCGATCAACCACGAAGATCACCACGTCGACGTCTTTCAACGCCGCCGAAGCGGTCTTGTTCATGTAGCGGTTCAGGGCTTTCTCGCCACCTTTGTGCATGCCGGGGGTGTCGACGTAGATCGCCTGCACGGCGCCTTCGGTCTTGATGCCGAGCATGTTGTGGCGAGTGGTCTGAGGCTTGCGCGAGGTGATCGCCAGTTTCTGACCCAGGATGTGGTTCAGCAGCGTGGACTTGCCCACGTTGGGACGGCCGACGATGGCAACATAGCCACAGCGAGTTGCAGTTGAATCAGTCATTGCCATTCTCCACACCCAGGGCAATCAGTGCTGCGGCGGCCGCTACCTGTTCGGCAATACGACGACTCACACCCTGACCTCGGCTTTTTTCATTCAGTAAGGTGATTTCACATTCGACGAAGAACGTCCGGCAATGTGGCTCACCCTGGATATCCACCACTTCGTAACGTGGCAGCTCACAACCCCGCGACTGCAGGAATTCCTGCAGGCGGGTTTTAGGATCTTTGTTGGTGTCGACCAGTGTCAGGCCTTCGAACTCCCCGGCCAGCCAGGCCAGCACACGCTCGCGTGCCATGTCCATGCCGGCGTCCAGGTAGATCGCACCGATCAGCGCTTCAAGGGCATCGGCCAGAATCGACTCGCGACGGAAACCGCCGCTTTTCAACTCACCGGAACCCAGGCGCAGGTATTCGCCCAGATCGAAACCGCGAGCCAGTACGGCCAGGGTCTCGCCTTTCACCAGGCGTGCGCGCAAGCGCGACAACTGACCTTCGCGAGCCAGCGGGAAGCGATCGAACAGCGCCTCGCCAGCAACGAAGTTAAGGATGGCATCACCGAGGAATTCCAGGCGTTCGTTGTTACGCCCGGCAAAGCTGCGGTGAGTCAGGGCC
It encodes:
- the mltF gene encoding membrane-bound lytic murein transglycosylase MltF, yielding MFSPTALRPRYAKWLIATGLFLVLSGCVDKPNTLERVKEDGVLRVVTRNSPATYFQDRNGETGFEYELVKRFADDLGVELKIETADNLDDLFNQVGKPNGPVIAAAGLVSSDKRKQQVRFSHSYLEVTPQIIYRNGQSRPTDAKDLVGKKIMVLKGSTHAEQLAELKKKYPGIEYEESDAVEVVDLLRMVDEDQIDLTLVDSNEVAMNQVYFPKVRVAFDLGDASNQSWAVAAGDDNSLLNEINAYLDKVKKNGTLQRLKDRYYGHVDVLGYVGAYTFAQHLQQRLPKYEQHFKAYAKKEKVDWRLLAAVGYQESLWQAAVTSKTGVRGLMMLTQNTAQAMGVSNRLDPKQSIMGGAKYLAYVKEQLDKSIQEPDRTWFALAAYNVGSGHLDDARKLAAKEGLNPDKWLDVKKILPRLSEKKWFSKTRYGYARGGEPVHFVANIRRYYDILTWVTQPQLEGNQVAEGNLHVPGVDKTKPNQETPQL
- the pdxJ gene encoding pyridoxine 5'-phosphate synthase — translated: MTTSNRILLGVNIDHVATLRQARGTRYPDPVKAAMDAEEAGADGITVHLREDRRHIQERDVLLLKDVLQTRMNFEMGVTEEMMAFAERIRPAHICLVPETRQELTTEGGLDVAGQEARIKAAVDRLAKIGCEVSLFIDADERQIEASRRVGAPAIELHTGRYADAETPTDVAEELQRVADGVAFGLAQGLIVNAGHGLHYHNVEAVAAIKGINELNIGHALVAHALFVGFKSAVSEMKALILAAAKA
- the recO gene encoding DNA repair protein RecO translates to MSPNPPIGQPAFVLHSRAYRENSALVDFLTPQGRLRAVLRSARGKAGTLARPFVPLEVEFRGRGELKNVGRMESAGVSTWLNGEALFSGLYLNELLIRLLPSEDPHPAVFDHYAATLLALAEGRPLEPLLRSFEWRLLDDLGYGFALTTDIHGEPIAPDALYRLQVDAGLERVYLLQPGLFNGTELLAMADADWSAPGALSAAKRLMRQALAVHLGGRPLVSRELFRKP
- the era gene encoding GTPase Era, translated to MTDSTATRCGYVAIVGRPNVGKSTLLNHILGQKLAITSRKPQTTRHNMLGIKTEGAVQAIYVDTPGMHKGGEKALNRYMNKTASAALKDVDVVIFVVDRTKWTDEDQMVLERVQYVTGPLIVALNKTDRIEDKAELMPHLTWLQEQLPNAQIMPISAQHGHNLETLERVIAGYLPENDHFFPEDQITDRSSRFLAAELVREKIMRQMGAELPYQITVEIEEFKQQGKTLHIHALILVERDGQKKIIIGDKGERIKRIGTEARKDMELLFDSKIMLNLWVKVKGGWSDDERALRSLGYGDL
- the rnc gene encoding ribonuclease III → MSVSLSRLERQLGYTFKDQELMVLALTHRSFAGRNNERLEFLGDAILNFVAGEALFDRFPLAREGQLSRLRARLVKGETLAVLARGFDLGEYLRLGSGELKSGGFRRESILADALEALIGAIYLDAGMDMARERVLAWLAGEFEGLTLVDTNKDPKTRLQEFLQSRGCELPRYEVVDIQGEPHCRTFFVECEITLLNEKSRGQGVSRRIAEQVAAAAALIALGVENGND